The DNA segment CAAACCAAAGCGAAAGGGAAGAGAGGCCGCTAAGGGTCTAGCTCTGTGGCAGTCGATCAGGCACAGCTGCCCTCATGCAGGGCTGTGAGGAGGTTGTTTATGATATATGGAATCTTCAGTGTTGCGCCCAGCATGTGGGACATGCTCCTCACTGGTGTCACAGGTCATTTGCAGCTCCAGGGGGACTGCAGCCTTGGACAAGCTGCCTCCCCTGCTTTAGTTTTTAGCTGGCAGGTTTCATTGTGCAGCcccagctggcctagaacttgctatgtagaccaggaactggcctggaagtcagacatccacttgtctctgcctccaagtgctgggattaaaggtgtctgcttagcgtttgttgttgttgttgttgttgttttaattcaaatttcaaagctgggctggagagatggctcagcggttaagagcactgactgctcttccagaggtcctgagttcaaatcccagcaaccacatggtggctcataaccatctgtaaagagatccgatgccctcttctggtgtgtctgaggacaggtacagtgtactcacatacatgaaataaataaatcttaaaggcctctttgttgttgttgctgttggtttttttgagacagggtttctctgtgtaacagccctggctgacaagccactcactctgtagaccaaactggcctcgcgcgctgggattaaaggtgggtgccTCCATGGCAGGTGCCTCTACGGCGGGTTTCAAAGTCAATTTTCGACAGGGAGTAacactggggactgaatccaggccCTGTGCAAGCTAGACCCATTCTACCATTTACCAACCCCAGTCCTAGCGTCTGCTTTAGTCTCCCCTTATGAGCCATGGAGGCAGCCGCTTGTTGTGAATGTAAGTTGAGGCGTGGCGGCCCCATGGGACtcacctcctctgctgtgtgcttcagcagcagcagcttggcAAGAAGGTGTGTGGGCATCTGCACGGCAGCCGTCTGGCTACGCTGAGGAGCAGTGGAAGCAGGGGCCTGGACAGCTGGGGAGAAAGGCAGGAGGCAATGTCAGGGGAACTGAGGGGCCTGGTTTTTGTCTGTAGGAGCTGCACCCACACTGCCCATGAGAAGAACCAGGCCAATGCCCTGggactcttccagagaacccaggttccaaAATTCCCTGGACATACGTGGAAGAATACAGCATCCTGTAACTAACtgcaggtccaggggatctggcctctgtgggtggcAGGCACAGAACCCACACGCAGCATTTTTTCAAAGGACAAGACAGACTGTGCTAGATCAGGACACTCAGtaatgtgcacaggcacacacacacagtagaaaaGGGAGAGAAGGTGTGGGGGCCTGCGGTGGCTgagcacctgtaatcccagcacagggtggcagaggcagcaggaaaactctgagttcaaggcctgcctggtttAAGGTGAGACtgcagagaaacaaaaacaattacaATGGAAAGAAATGCTGGCTCATTAGTCCCTGCACtcaggcagaggccgaggcaggagaatctctgacttcaaggctgacctggtctacacagagagttccagtcCACCCGGGTTGCATAGTGAgcccctgtctccaaacaaacaaaaatactccCCTCAAAAAGGAAGGTGGGGCGAGAGAGGGCTCAACAGCTGACACACATGTAACCTAGCAtgcaggatgctgaggcaggaggatccgaGTTTGAAAAGCAAGATCATATTTtcaaacaaacccccaaaacaGTGGCTTCTGGCAGCCCCTAAACTGAGTAGCTTCCAGTAGCCCCCGTCACTTCCTCTCAGGCTGTGTCCATCCTCAGGAGTCACTTACCATCCAGGCTGGAGGCTGCTGGGCCCTGGGCTCTGGGGGGCAGCCCTGGAAGGCTGGAAGGTGCTTCCTGCCGCACGCGGTCCAGCTGCAGCCGCTGCTGGGCCAGGCTCAGGTGCTCCTGTGCCAGCACCAAGGAGAGAGACTCAGTGGGCGGAAACAAAGGTGGGCCTGAGGGACAAGAGGGGGACTGGAACCTTGCCTGATGCACACGCTGCTCCTGCTGCCGCAGCCACTCCTGCTGCCTCTGGACCACCTGCAGCCGGCCCTGCTGCTCAGTCTGCATCTGCCGGGCCTCCTGCAAGGCCTGCTCACCCTCCTCATACTTCTTGGAGGCTACCTGCAGGGAGGCCACGGGGTCAGGGCCGGCTGGAATCAAATGGTGGCTTGTACCGCAGCCCTGCCAAGGCACACCTTACTCATGTGTTCCACCTCCTGGGCGCGGGCCTGGAGGCGCAGGCTGGCTTTGTGCAACCTGTCCTTCTCTAGTCGGAGCTCTTGGCGCTCTCTCTCCAAAGCCTCCCTCTCAGCAATCAGCTTTTCCTCCTTGGCCCGGAGCTCACAGGCCCTAACTGTCAGCTCTGCCTGCTCCTGCAGAATTCAGAGACATTGCTGTAGTCACTGATCCAGAGCGACACCAAGTCCATGCAGCCACTGGGGGTCCCCACCTCTGGAAGTGGACAGTTGAACAAGGGGCTTCTGACATGGACCAGAGAGGCCTGGGGCCAAGCTTGGAGGTTCCTGCATAAGCCACACAAATTGTCATGTCCAGTTTCTCCGAATATCAGTTTCCTTACTTAAATACCTGAGTCAAAGGAACCAGCTAGCAAGTAAGAGAAACATGCATACAGTGCCTCAGAAAAGGCAAGTTCCCTGCACTGCTCACCACTGTTCAATTTCTGTACTTTGCTATGTCTTAGCTGTGTTCTTAGTGCCTGGCCTGGGACCTTTTGTACTCAGGCAGGAGGGGTTCAGGGCCCCCTGGCCATGCTTGGTCCTGGAGGCTCTGGGCCTACCTTGGTCAGGCTGATGATGGTGCTCTCTCGCTGGGTGTCTGCGTGCATCGCCCTCTCAGCCTCGCGCTCTGCCCGCTCCTTACTCAGCTTCTGCTGTGTGAAAAACTCAGCCCACTCTGCTGCCAGGCGCCGCCGCTCCTCCCCACACTTATTCATGACTGACTTCTGCTCCTCCAGCAAGGCGCTCTGTGGGGGTAGTGAGGGCTGAGTGAGTGTCGGGCAGGAGCGCTGGGCTCAGCAGCTGGGTGTGGCTCTGCACTCACCTTggctctctccagctcctccctctCCATGGCAACCTGCTGGACCATgatcttcctctgctcctccagagTGCGTTGGGCTGACTCTGCCTTGGACTTCTCAGCAGCCACCCGCCAGCGTTCCTACAAGGCCCAGGGCAGGGCTGAGGCCTGACTCCACTCTGGGAGCAGGCCAGGCTGTTCCAGAGGAGCTATGcaaatctggcttctctcatgCTGCCATAAACTCCTCATTTTCAAAACAATGTGAAGTGACAGGTGCTTGAGGAGAGACAGGCACTTGGGGGGTGACAGGCGCTTAGGGAGAACTGTCCAGGTCCAGCTCCTGCAATTCTGAATTAGGAGGCTCCAGTACCCAGGTCAAAGTGCACCTCACAGAAAGTTCAGGAGCGCCCTGCCCTGAACCTCCAGATTGGGCCCATCACCTAGCAGCCTCAAGTGCTAGGAACCCAGTTTCCATAAGCATGACAGCGCAAGTTCAGAAAGTTTAGCTTTCCTTAACCACTAAGCCTTAGGGCTGGAGtcgtggctcagcagttaaagcacTGACTCTTCAGGAGACTGGGGTTCAGTACCAGTACCCCAGAGAGTGACTCGCAGCTGTCTGTACTCCAGCTGCAGAGGACATGACTGGCTTTTCTGGCTGCTGAAGACAAAGCAACCcctacacataaaaacaaaccaaagaaggCTAACAATTCACATCTGAGTGACGTGTGGGGAGTTCAGACATCCTTGCACATGAGGGGCGAAATGACATTTAGTAAGCAAGCGTGTCTGTCCCAGAGCACAGGTATCAGCCGATGTGACTGACAGGTCTGAGGAAGGGGGCAGTGCAGTGATGGTGGGGGTCAGTAGGATGGCTTTGGGGCCGTTAGCTGATGCCTGGTGTCAAGTGGCCCAACCCAGGGTTGAACAGAGAatcaggaagagacaggaagaaggccTCGGTCACGGTGTGCATGGCTATTGGCTAGGATCAAGTGCAGAGTGGCTGAGTCCCAGGCCCTCAAGGACAGACACCTGTCCATCAGGACAGACTCACCTGCTCCAGGAGCCGGCTCTGCTCACTCAGGCGGACTTCCATCTTCCCGATGACCTCCTGTAGCCTGCTCCGCTCTTCCTCCATGTCTCGTTGCTGCCGGCCCAGCCTCTCCTGCAGAGCTGGAGGCAATAAATACATGGGGAGGtcactgcctgcctctgtcccgaCATGGGGGCCCCACTTACAGAGAAGGGGCTACCTCGCAACTGCTCATCTTGCTGCCGAATCCCCAACTCTCGTTCCTGTGAGGTGGTGACGTGGGAGGCCTCCACACGGGAGGACAGCGTGTTCAAGCTGCTGGAAAACTTCTCCATCTGCTCGATGATGCCGTTCAGGGACCTGAAGGATCATCAGGGCATCTCATCCCAGGGACAGCCAGGATGCCCTCAGGTGGCAGCACCCGGCAGCACACATACCGAGTATGGGAGGTAGCACTGGTGACAGCATCGATCTCTTGGTCCTTCAGCATTTTCAGCCGCTGTAGCTGGTGCTCGTGGTCCTTGCGCATCTCTAGGATGGACGCCCTGAGGAAATGGTGCAGAGGCAAGGAAGGCCAAGGGTCACTGTGAGGGACCACCCGACAGATGACACCAGAGAGCAAGAAAGAACACACCTCTGAgcactgtctcttcctcttccttcaggtATAGCCtcattgcctcagtttccctggctCGTCTCTCTGATCTATTGCTGCTCCCATGCCACAGGCAACCTACTGCTCAGCAAAAGTCACCTTTTACAGTGCAGGAGGACGCTGTCCCTAACACTGTGCTAGCCCATGAGCTGCTCTGTCCTCCGGAGCCCTTAGGTGTCAGTTTCCTTCTCATTCAGAAAGGCTCAATGCATGACGTCCCAGACCCTCCCATCCCGGAGGAGTGGGCAGAACCCTGTCCACAGGGGGCAATGGATGCTGCGCTCAGCCTTGAGGCTTCATCTCAATGGGCTGAAGGGAAAGAGGAGTCTGTACACAGGCTGCAAAGCCACCCTGCGCTCTCATGGGCACTGTTGTCGGTCAGCCAGTCCTCACACGCCTACTCCTCAGTCCCCTGTCCTGTCCTCTGGCCAGTCCTTGCAAAACCACTCCTGACTCCACTCCCCTGCCTCATGCCCTTACTGCTGAAGCTCCCGAAGCCGTGCAACCTCCTGGTCCTTCTCCTGCTCAGCCATGGCCATCTGCCGCTGGTGCTGGGCTACGAGCTCAGTCCTGGCCCGCTCAGCTTCCTGGCAGTACGATGCATGCTGAGCGGACAGCACCTCCTTCTCTCTGCGGAGCTGCTCCTCCCGCTGCTGGTAGGATGTTTCTAGCACCTTGACATGGCTTCTGTCAACAGAACACCCGCCTAGAGGGCCATGCTGAGCGCAATGGCAGGTCCTGGGTCCAGGAAGATGGGAACCTGAGCTCAGGCAGCCCCCGAGGCTGGAGCCAATGGGTACCTGTGCGCGTCCTCAATGAGCTCCAGGTCTGCCTGGTGCCGCTGCTGCAAACTCTCCAGCAGCATCCTGTGCTGGCTACGCTCCAGCTCCAACTTCCGCACCTAGGCGTGGACGAATCCATGGGTTCTTCAGCAACCAGACTCCGAGCTTGTGCATCcagtcctcccttcctccctcctggtGATGCTTCCAACCACTTCCCACGAGGAAGTGAGTGGTCCTCGCCTCGCTGCCCTGCAGCTCTCACCTGGGCCTCCAGCTCTGACAGCTTGGTCTGGCTCTGCAGCAGCTCAACCTGAAGCTGGGCAGTGCTGCTCTGAAGCTGCCCTTGGGCTGCCAGGAGCTGCTTCTGGAATCCCGAGCCTGGCAGCAGACTCTGCATCATGGACTCTGGGAGGAGGGTCTGTGGGGGAGGACAAGAGCTGTTGGGGTGACAGGACTCCTGCTGAGCCTCTCCACCTTCAAGTTCTCTGCTTCTGGCCATCTGTTATAGGTGGCTCTTGCAGGATAGGACCTGGGCGTGCCCTCTGCCTTGTAGCGCTCTCCCTTTTATTCCAGTCAGGAAACTGAGCACCCTCCTTCCCCAAGAACACCCTCCTCAGTGAGGAGAGGTCTGTAGCCTCCATTATGACAAAGCTTCCAACCCTAGTCCATTAGGTTGGGCTTAGAGGCCTATGTTGACAGTTGGTTCCCTTCGCCCATTGTTTCCTGGGATACATTACATTCCTAGCTGTCACACCTGCTGGGCCTGGGGGAAGATGCAGAGATATGGAAATCAGGGCTtctatgcttttctttctttcctccctctctccccacctctcccctctctcactcTGTAGTGAGGGCTGGCCTGGCATGAaactatagcccaggctggcaccaAACTTGGTTCTCCTGCATCAGTCTTCTGGACTAGGATTACAGGGGTGTGGAATGGCCATGGTGGTTCGTGAATGAGAGTGGCCCTCAAAGCCTCATATTTTATATACTCGGTCCCTGGTTAGTGGAACCgcttgggaaggattgggagatgTAGCCTCGTTGGAAtcggtgtggccttggaggataTATGGAATCAGAGGTtggctttgaaatttcaaaagcctatgccagacacacacacacattcatacattcatacattcattcattcattcattcattcattcatattcattctctctctctctctctctctctctctctctctctctctctctctctctctctctctcgctggggactgaaccctgggTCTTGCCCATGCTAGGCCAGGCTGCACTGATGCTTCCTCACTGCAACATTCCAAGCTCCTCAAGCACAGCTGCTGTCAGTTCCCCACTGACGCTGAGCTACACCAACTCACTCGGGAGCAGAGAGGCTAAAAGTTCAGGAAGGTGCTGATGGGGGACAATGTCCTACCGGATATAGATGTATGTTCTAGCAGAGTATCAACTCCAGGTTCTTCGTTGTCTCTGAGCAGGGGAGAATTTTTCTCTAGGCCCACGACCTATACCTGTTTGTCCACCTTCCCTACCTACCTGGATAGGCACAGAGAGCCCGGTAGGTTCCTGGGAATGCGGGATGTAAACTGCAGGCTCTGAAAGTCACAACAGAGAAAAGAGCAGGAGGCTCAGAGGCCTGCAGAGCTTGCTCGGCGCCAGGGAGGATCTAGGGAGAGTCCTTTGTCACTCATCGTCCAGAGTCCCCAAAGGAGCTCACGGCACCCTCATCACCCAGGGCTGGCCCAAGCAAAGGTGGAAACAAACCTCTGCTAGAGAAGtccccagaggcagaggccgtTCCTCTCTTGGGGTCATCTACAGGGACAACAGTGGTAGCTTGGCTCCAACTCACGGGGGCCCTGGGGATATAAAGGTGAGGGTGTGTTGAGTAGCTTCTGTGtaagacagaggcagggaaggTAAGCAACGGAACACATGGAAACCCAGGGGACTGTCTAGCACTGGTGGCTGGTAAAGAACATGCTATGTCCCCTCAGACAGCTCTGTCATCAGGTGACCAGGCACAGATGCTGCATACATCAGAGCCAATAAGCCACCTTGGCTCTCAGCACAGCTATCTCCAGGGAAGGAGCCTCGGCTGACCCcacctcttctctccccctcgGCCCTATCTTTGGACATACCCTGTGACAGCAGGCCTGACAGCTGCAATTCCTTGTGTGGTTGGTCTTGAGGCTTCTCCAGCAGAGGCCTGCTCAAGGACCTGAGTGCTAGCGATAGGAAGGCTGAGGAAAGTCCATGGAAAGGGCTCGTGGGAGCCACAGGAAGACAGTCCCAGACACGCTCCCAGCATAAAGCTTAAAGGTTGTCCTCTTCCTGTGCCTCTGTCCCCACCCATTTTTTGGAATTCTCTCCAGGATGGGCTGCTGCCCTTCTACCTCAGCATCCATCATGGTTCAGTACCACAGCAAC comes from the Rattus norvegicus strain BN/NHsdMcwi chromosome 10, GRCr8, whole genome shotgun sequence genome and includes:
- the Fbf1 gene encoding fas-binding factor 1 isoform X8 encodes the protein MALKAKKGLKGSIDDVLGDLLGDDILLEKPVETASHAKDTSSSPQWLSSKAKFLPKDSAGGLAAADAEVSSDSDADPQVFLQNMKDLDSMDDDLFGRMKSHPPSGKGTAKASGKEVPSKPKPAGTLTADEKGDAIPTKKPPPASSRFGLQYKKFSFEDFEDPLAGLLSDEEEETAKKPPATESKLAPKSPSTAAGQGPSVPLTPGDTPIRKKEPLFDEGDDIMTTLGFEDSPKAERKKAGDQEGPLPARSKLDELLGRGTAAKLLPRPGTGERREFKLDKKYQKPEDKEDSWDDEILTFGAYQPTVASSEGRQSRRQSVSRFLGEGGPDLKGETLSFKQSPPPASSPIHPRKGGADWLGLKDDDLDLLSPSPVQKAQQEDSAMTPSLLPPTNQPSAPEPHSVPTGLPSAAKPPAKGARPSVKASQVSSPKASEEKEDDWLSHVISQKKSQNLAREERTGPSKDLNSPGSRSQIPASSLPIASTQVLEQASAGEASRPTTQGIAAVRPAVTGAPVSWSQATTVVPVDDPKRGTASASGDFSSREPAVYIPHSQEPTGLSVPIQTLLPESMMQSLLPGSGFQKQLLAAQGQLQSSTAQLQVELLQSQTKLSELEAQVRKLELERSQHRMLLESLQQRHQADLELIEDAHRSHVKVLETSYQQREEQLRREKEVLSAQHASYCQEAERARTELVAQHQRQMAMAEQEKDQEVARLRELQQASILEMRKDHEHQLQRLKMLKDQEIDAVTSATSHTRSLNGIIEQMEKFSSSLNTLSSRVEASHVTTSQERELGIRQQDEQLRALQERLGRQQRDMEEERSRLQEVIGKMEVRLSEQSRLLEQERWRVAAEKSKAESAQRTLEEQRKIMVQQVAMEREELERAKSALLEEQKSVMNKCGEERRRLAAEWAEFFTQQKLSKERAEREAERAMHADTQRESTIISLTKEQAELTVRACELRAKEEKLIAEREALERERQELRLEKDRLHKASLRLQARAQEVEHMSKVASKKYEEGEQALQEARQMQTEQQGRLQVVQRQQEWLRQQEQRVHQEHLSLAQQRLQLDRVRQEAPSSLPGLPPRAQGPAASSLDAVQAPASTAPQRSQTAAVQMPTHLLAKLLLLKHTAEEDHDFLENEQFFLETLKKAPYNMAYHSA
- the Fbf1 gene encoding fas-binding factor 1 isoform X13, encoding MALKAKKGLKGSIDDVLGDLLGDDILLEKPVETASHAKDTSSSPQWLSSKAKFLPKDSAGGLAAADAEVSSDSDADPQVFLQNMKDLDSMDDDLFGRMKSHPPSGKGTAKASGKEVPSKPKPAGTLTADEKGDAIPTKKPPPASSRFGLQYKKFSFEDFEDPLAGLLSDEEEETAKKPPATESKLAPKSPSTAAGQGPSVPLTPGDTPIRKKEPLFDEGDDIMTTLGFEDSPKAERKKAGDQEGPLPARSKLDELLGRGTAAKLLPRPGTGERREFKLDKKYQKPEDKEDSWDDEILTFGAYQPTVASSEGRQSRRQSVRFLGEGGPDLKGETLSFKQSPPPASSPIHPRKGGADWLGLKDDDLDLLSPSPVQKAQQEDSAMTPSLLPPTNQPSAPEPHSVPTGLPSAAKPPAKGARPSVKASQVSSPKASEEKEDDWLSHVISQKKSQNLAREERTGPSKDLNSPGSRSQIPASRAPVSWSQATTVVPVDDPKRGTASASGDFSSREPAVYIPHSQEPTGLSVPIQTLLPESMMQSLLPGSGFQKQLLAAQGQLQSSTAQLQVELLQSQTKLSELEAQVRKLELERSQHRMLLESLQQRHQADLELIEDAHRSHVKVLETSYQQREEQLRREKEVLSAQHASYCQEAERARTELVAQHQRQMAMAEQEKDQEVARLRELQQASILEMRKDHEHQLQRLKMLKDQEIDAVTSATSHTRSLNGIIEQMEKFSSSLNTLSSRVEASHVTTSQERELGIRQQDEQLRALQERLGRQQRDMEEERSRLQEVIGKMEVRLSEQSRLLEQERWRVAAEKSKAESAQRTLEEQRKIMVQQVAMEREELERAKSALLEEQKSVMNKCGEERRRLAAEWAEFFTQQKLSKERAEREAERAMHADTQRESTIISLTKEQAELTVRACELRAKEEKLIAEREALERERQELRLEKDRLHKASLRLQARAQEVEHMSKVASKKYEEGEQALQEARQMQTEQQGRLQVVQRQQEWLRQQEQRVHQEHLSLAQQRLQLDRVRQEAPSSLPGLPPRAQGPAASSLDAVQAPASTAPQRSQTAAVQMPTHLLAKLLLLKHTAEEDHDFLENEQFFLETLKKAPYNMAYHSA
- the Fbf1 gene encoding fas-binding factor 1 isoform X3, translated to MSAAAAFLPRHVKALKAKKGLKGSIDDVLGDLLGDDTVLLEKPVETASHAKDTSSSPQWLSSKAKFLPKDSAGGLAAADAEVSSDSDADPQVFLQNMKDLDSMDDDLFGRMKSHPPSGKGTAKASGKEVPSKPKPAGTLTADEKGDAIPTKKPPPASSRFGLQYKKFSFEDFEDPLAGLLSDEEEETAKKPPATESKLAPKSPSTAAGQGPSVPLTPGDTPIRKKEPLFDEGDDIMTTLGFEDSPKAERKKAGDQEGPLPARSKLDELLGRGTAAKLLPRPGTGERREFKLDKKYQKPEDKEDSWDDEILTFGAYQPTVASSEGRQSRRQSVRFLGEGGPDLKGETLSFKQSPPPASSPIHPRKGGADWLGLKDDDLDLLSPSPVQKAQQEDSAMTPSLLPPTNQPSAPEPHSVPTGLPSAAKPPAKGARPSVKASQVSSPKASEEKEDDWLSHVISQKKSQNLAREERTGPSKDLNSPGSRSQIPASSLPIASTQVLEQASAGEASRPTTQGIAAVRPAVTGAPVSWSQATTVVPVDDPKRGTASASGDFSSREPAVYIPHSQEPTGLSVPIQTLLPESMMQSLLPGSGFQKQLLAAQGQLQSSTAQLQVELLQSQTKLSELEAQVRKLELERSQHRMLLESLQQRHQADLELIEDAHRSHVKVLETSYQQREEQLRREKEVLSAQHASYCQEAERARTELVAQHQRQMAMAEQEKDQEVARLRELQQASILEMRKDHEHQLQRLKMLKDQEIDAVTSATSHTRSLNGIIEQMEKFSSSLNTLSSRVEASHVTTSQERELGIRQQDEQLRALQERLGRQQRDMEEERSRLQEVIGKMEVRLSEQSRLLEQERWRVAAEKSKAESAQRTLEEQRKIMVQQVAMEREELERAKSALLEEQKSVMNKCGEERRRLAAEWAEFFTQQKLSKERAEREAERAMHADTQRESTIISLTKEQAELTVRACELRAKEEKLIAEREALERERQELRLEKDRLHKASLRLQARAQEVEHMSKVASKKYEEGEQALQEARQMQTEQQGRLQVVQRQQEWLRQQEQRVHQEHLSLAQQRLQLDRVRQEAPSSLPGLPPRAQGPAASSLDAVQAPASTAPQRSQTAAVQMPTHLLAKLLLLKHTAEEDHDFLENEQFFLETLKKAPYNMAYHSA